In the Leishmania mexicana MHOM/GT/2001/U1103 complete genome, chromosome 31 genome, one interval contains:
- a CDS encoding putative U2 small nuclear ribonucleoprotein 40K codes for MRLTMDLVRLAPQFTNTMLQREIDLRGLRISSLDEHVLVLLENNFDVVNLSSNALTALEYFPMKSAAGSSDKDVRMSRVTTLVAHRNEIQRVSVASCVSALPNVVHFLADRNRLACVRDLYFLKQWKKLEVVSLEDNPVWETNSNNFDSEKLRAFLVFLCPRLKLINYQRVTQADRERAQKAKDEFKKLVQSWETPLTLCAVTRSQSSSTVDGKKTRKRGREGRTAAATAVASNVVTLDDEPANGATSATPAAADVNEDDDAALQARLDQLEERLLSDDVTAEEIAQLEEEMTEISERMASARKRKRH; via the coding sequence ATGCGACTCACGATGGACTTGGTGCGTCTCGCACCGCAGTTCACGAATACGATGCTACAGCGTGAAATCGACCTTCGCGGGCTGCGGATTTCCTCGCTCGATGAGCACGTACTAGTGTTGCTCGAGAACAACTTTGATGTCGTAAACCTCTCCTCCAACGCCTTGACGGCGCTAGAGTACTTTCCCATGAAGAGTGcagccggcagcagcgacaaggATGTGAGGATGAGCCGCGTTACCACCCTCGTTGCCCACCGAAACGAGATTCAGCGAGTGAGTGTGGCGTCGTGCGTTTCTGCCTTGCCCAACGTCGTGCACTTCTTGGCCGATCGCAACCGCCTCGCCTGCGTGCGCGATCTCTACTTTCTGAAGCAGTGGAAGAAGCTGGAGGTGGTGTCGCTCGAGGACAACCCTGTGTGGGAAACCAACAGCAACAATTTCGATAGCGAGAAGCTGCGGGCCTTTCTCGTCTTCTTGTGCCCTAGGTTGAAGCTCATCAACTACCAGCGCGTTACACAGGCTGATAGGGAGCGTGCACAGAAGGCGAAGGACGAGTTCAAGAAGCTGGTGCAGTCGTGGGAAACTCCCCTTACACTGTGTGCAGTGACACGGTCGCAGTCGTCATCCACCGTGGACGGAAAGAAGACGCGCAAACGCGGCCGCGAGggacgcacagcggcggccaccgcggtAGCAAGCAACGTTGTCACTCTCGATGATGAGCCTGCCAACGGGGCAACGAGCGCGacccctgccgctgccgatgtgaacgaggacgacgatgccgctCTTCAAGCACGTCTAGACCAGCTGGAGGAACGTCTCCTATCCGACGATGTCACGGCGGAGGAAATTGCAcagttggaggaggagatgacgGAGATATCTGAAAGGATGGCGTCTGCGCGTAAGCGTAAGCGCCATTAG